Proteins from a genomic interval of Xiphias gladius isolate SHS-SW01 ecotype Sanya breed wild chromosome 23, ASM1685928v1, whole genome shotgun sequence:
- the LOC120784949 gene encoding uncharacterized protein LOC120784949 — MEEEDALRSYCRKMIDRVRNKQQHFQSSGEEERTDRHKGCRGGAKPGKQLVAGDELIDYTECNLPLLDCAKRGRHQPSLSLICQGPEVEAVPLQLISMLRLKTFKEELRRAAEVEDHDPAACGVCEQEQAFLALKRFIWKKKTQLQFQTLKGRLNTYLGQRGCTSWTSLGKISQSPPMPLTGFGRNYLVKIRGSQQPGVAVATTKERGVALATDEIRGHPDKSVIGTNLARPRCPFPDR, encoded by the exons atggaggaggaggacgctCTGAGAAGTTACTGCAGAAAAATGATTGATCGTGTCcgaaacaagcagcagcactTTCAGTCCtcaggggaggaagagaggacagacagacacaaaggaTGCCGAGGGGGGGCTAAACCTGGAAAACAACTTGTAGCAGGGGACGAGTTAATAGATTACACAGAGTGTAACCTCCCTCTCCTGGACTGTGCGAAACGGGGGAGACACCAACCCTCCCTTAGTCTCATATGTCAAGGTCCCGAAGTTGAGGCCGTCCCCCTTCAGCTCATCTCAATGCTGAGGCTCAAGACCTTCAAGGAGGAGCTGAGACGG GCTGCAGAGGTGGAGGACCATGATCCCGCTGCCTGCGGTGTGTGTGAGCAGGAACAGGCTTTTCTGGCCTTGAAACGTTTTATCTGGAAGAAGAAGACACAACTGCAGTTCCAAACATTGAAGGGCAGACTAAACACATACTTGGGCCAGAGA GGTTGTACGAGTTGGACGAGTTTGGGAAAAATCTCCCAAAGTCCTCCGATGCCCCTCACTGGATTTGGGAGGAACTACTTGGTGAAGATACGCGGGTCACAGCAACCCGGGGTTGCCGTAGCAACCACTAAAGAACGTGGAGTTGCCCTGGCAACAGATGAAATAAGGGGTCACCCTGACAAAAGTGTTATAGGAACTAATTTAGCAAGACCTCGCTGTCCTTTTCCAGACAGATAG